A genomic region of Eucalyptus grandis isolate ANBG69807.140 chromosome 5, ASM1654582v1, whole genome shotgun sequence contains the following coding sequences:
- the LOC104445233 gene encoding MLO-like protein 6 — protein sequence MSETSAESVEELTLESTPTWAVATVCFVLILVSVFLEHLIHLLAQYLQNKKKRALIQALDKIKSELMLLGFISLLLTVTERWIANICIPKSVAETFLPCSTWESSEEEEETKCLEQGKVSLLSREGVRQLQYLIFVLAFFHSLSCMLTFALGMAKMRKWESWEAETRTLDYQFSNDPRRFKLVHQTSFARRHLTCWSDLRILRWPGCFLRQFYNSVSKVDYMTLRHGFIMAHLSEGTTFDFQKYIKRALEKDFGVVVGISFWIWIFLVIFIFFHAHVFYNYLWLPFIPLVMLLLVGTKLQGIITKMCIDSNDKSNVVRGTLLVRPSDHFFWFGRPKLLLHLMHFILFQNSFQVAFFTWTWYKFGFRSCFHERTEDIIIEFTMGALVQFLCGYVTLPLYALVTQMGTSMSGAVFTENVREGLKRWRATARKNLAPRDPYAACLSLEASVTSLDASVTSLDASVTSHDAYSPSFGHDAAFSIDLDHPDLESSISLDTVDGENNSHLKTVEDRRKKGSFDGFVISSTTR from the exons atgtcggAAACAAGCGCTGAGAGCGTCGAGGAACTAACGCTCGAGTCGACCCCGACATGGGCCGTGGCAACGGTTTGCTTCGTCCTGATATTGGTCTCCGTCTTCCTCGAGCATCTGATACATCTTCTAGCTCAG TACTtgcagaacaagaagaaaagggcTCTAATTCAGGCGCTGGACAAGATCAAATCTG AGCTGATGCTGTTGGGGTTTATATCACTGCTCCTGACCGTGACGGAGAGGTGGATCGCGAATATCTGCATCCCGAAGAGCGTGGCCGAGACGTTCTTGCCTTGCAGCACCTGGGAATctagtgaggaagaggaagaaactAAATGCCTTGAGCAG GGGAAGGTGTCTCTTTTGTCGAGGGAAGGTGTGCGGCAATTGCAGTACTTGATCTTCGTGCTCGCCTTCTTCCATTCTCTTTCCTGCATGCTCACTTTCGCACTCGGGATGGCCAAG atgAGGAAGTGGGAATCTTGGGAAGCAGAAACGAGGACTTTGGATTACCAATTCTCAAACG ACCCAAGAAGGTTCAAGCTCGTCCATCAGACATCATTCGCAAGGCGACACTTGACTTGTTGGAGCGATCTCCGTATTCTCCGTTGGCCG GGATGTTTTCTTCGGCAGTTTTACAATTCAGTCTCGAAAGTAGATTACATGACGCTGCGTCATGGATTTATTATG GCCCATTTGTCCGAAGGAACCACGTTTGACTTCCAGAAGTATATCAAAAGGGCGTTGGAAAAAGATTTTGGTGTTGTTGTAGGGATaag CTTCTGGATTTGGATCTTCCTAGTCATTTTCATATTCTTCCACGCACATG TGTTCTATAATTATCTATGGCTTCCCTTTATTCCACTGGTG ATGCTGTTGCTGGTGGGGACAAAGCTACAAGGAATAATAACAAAGATGTGCATCGATAGCAATGATAAGTCCAACGTTGTGAGGGGGACTTTGCTGGTCAGACCGAGCGACCATTTCTTCTGGTTTGGGAGACCCAAATTGCTACTTCACCTCATGCACTTCATACTTTTTCAG AACTCCTTCCAAGTGGCATTCTTCACATGGACTTGG TACAAGTTTGGGTTCCGGTCTTGCTTTCACGAAAGAACAGAGGATATTATCATCGAGTTCACGATGGGAGCGTTAGTGCAATTCCTCTGTGGATATGTCACTTTGCCTCTCTATGCTTTGGTCACCCAG ATGGGCACGTCCATGAGTGGAGCCGTTTTCACGGAAAACGTTCGCGAGGGACTAAAGAGATGGCGAGCCACTGCTCGGAAAAACCTCGCCCCCCGTGACCCTTACGCTGCATGCCTTTCGCTCGAGGCTTCCGTCACATCGCTGGACGCTTCGGTCACGTCGCTTGATGCTTCCGTCACGTCGCACGATGCTTATTCTCCTTCTTTCGGTCACGACGCCGCCTTCTCCATCGATCTTGACCATCCCGACCTTGAGTCATCAATCAGTCTCGATACAGTGGACGGAGAAAATAATTCCCATCTGAAAACTGTGGAAGATCGCCGGAAGAAGGGATCTTTTGATGGTTTTGTAATCAGCTCGACGACGAGGTGA